From the genome of Silurus meridionalis isolate SWU-2019-XX chromosome 20, ASM1480568v1, whole genome shotgun sequence, one region includes:
- the trnau1apb gene encoding tRNA selenocysteine 1-associated protein 1-like codes for MFNRMTSLWMGDLDPYMDESFIKQAFSTMGETAYGVKIITHRVTGGSAGYCFVELADEASVDRCVQRLNGKLVPGSNPPRKFKLNYATYGKRPEPGPEFSVFVGDLTPEVDDYQLHQFFLKKYPSCKGAKVVTDPYGNSKGYGFVKFGDESEQKKALEEFQNATGLGGKAIRISIAVNKSNKSNNYHNQSHNYNSNYQQQYYQQPYNNYYQHWGYDQYNSYNYGYNPYAMPPPVPHGMMGPPPPMGMPPVPPDVQTTTEQSQDATEEVEEENEEPNPPVNVESLNKQYMERSEELYESLMDCYWQPLDCITSEIS; via the exons ATGTTTAACAGAATGACAAGTTTATGGATGGGGGAT TTAGACCCATACATGGATGAAAGTTTCATCAAGCAAGCATTCAGCACTATGGGTGAGACAGCCTACGGAGTTAAAATTATAACGCATCGGGTAACAGG AGGCTCTGCGGGCTATTGTTTTGTGGAACTGGCAGATGAAGCCAGTGTTGACCGGTGTGTGCAGAGACTCAATGGCAAACTTGTTCCAGGATCAAATCCG cCCAGAAAATTTAAGCTGAACTATGCAACATATGGGAAAAGGCCTGAACCTGG GCCTGAATTTTCCGTTTTTGTTGGAGATCTGACACCAGAAGTCGATGATTATCAGCTACACCAGTTCTTTCTGAAAAAATACCCTTCATGCAAAGGAGCTAAAGTTGTCACTGATCCCTATGGAAATTCCAA GGGCTACGGCTTTGTGAAATTTGGTGATGAAAGTGAGCAGAAGAAAGCCTTGGAGGAGTTTCAGAATGCGACAGGTCTGGGGGGCAAAGCTATCAGAATCAGTATTGCAGTCAACAAAAG CAACAAATCAAACAACTACCACAACCAGAGTCACAACTATAATAGCAATTACCAGCAGCAGTACTATCAGCAGCCCTACAACAATTACTACCAACATTGGGGTTATGATCAGTACAACAGCTACAACTATGGATATAATCCTTATGCAATGCCCCCTCCTGTTCCTCATGGAATGATGGGACCCCCTCCACCAATGGGAATGCCTCCCGTGCCCCCTGATGTGCAGACAACCACAGAG caATCCCAAGATGCCACAGAAGAGGTTGAGGAAGAAAATGAAG AGCCAAACCCCCCAGTGAACGTGGAGTCACTGAACAAGCAGTACATGGAGCGCagtgaggagctgtatgagtcACTGATGGATTGCTACTGGCAGCCTTTGGATTGCATCACATCTGAAATTTCTTAA
- the cdyl gene encoding chromodomain Y-like protein, giving the protein MMATEELYEVERIVGKRKNKKGKMEYLVRWRGYSFEGDTWEPEANLTSCTEFINEFNRQHSERQGDTPNVRSTRRSPSTAMGCNSNNNNARKQMNRPQPPNSSPSALSMPSTSVTKQLHSPQNTLDNRDMDTKADTQQQPFISTPASSTLRCSMDLVKSGIKILVPKSPMNSRADSEQSPSEAAHSLEQGGEEPDSVPPEVAVQEKSAGHVLVPGQERARMGTRPRTQAALPPPQVPITPAAVRTLNGKGVSTIMEASSASGSASVQNGTAGVAACSGVTSAIKRRPEERSAIDKRLRFSVRQTESAYRYRDIVVKKQDGFTHILFSTKSSENNSLNPDVMKEVQSAMATASADDSKLVLLSAVGSVFCFGLDFVYLIRRLTDDRKRESIKMAETIRAFVNTFIQFKKPIIAAVNGPAVGLGASILPLCDVIWANEKAWFQTPYAIFGQTPDACSSVTFPHIMGVASANEMLLSGRKLTAQEACAKGLVSQVLWPGTFAQEVMARIRELVSCNSVVLRESKALVRNVNRAALEQANERECEALKRVWGSPQGMDSILKYLQKINDF; this is encoded by the exons GTTGAGAGAATTGTTGGTAAACGTAAAAACAAGAAAGGGAAAATGGAGTACTTGGTTCGCTGGAGGGGTTATAGTTTTGAAGGAGACACTTGGGAGCCTGAGGCAAATCTAACCAGCTGCACGGAGTTTATAAATGAGTTTAATCGGCAGCACAGTGAGAGACAGGGCGACACCCCCAATGTGCGCTCTACACGCAGGTCACCCAGCACAGCCATGGGTTGTAACTCCAACAACAACAATGCTCGCAAGCAGATGAACAGGCCTCAACCACCTAACAGCAGCCCATCTGCTCTGAGCATGCCTTCCACCAGTGTTACAAAGCAACTACACTCTCCACAGAACACACTGGATAACAGGGACATGGACACTAAAGCAGACACACAACAGCAGCCTTTTATATCCACTCCTGCCTCCAGCACTTTACGCTGTAGTATGGACCTTGTGAAATCTGGAATCAAAATCTTAGTGCCAAAAAGCCCGATGAACAGTCGTGCTGACTCAGAGCAGTCTCCCAGTGAGGCAGCACATAGTCTGGAACAGGGCGGAGAGGAGCCCGATTCTGTACCCCCTGAGGTGGCTGTGCAGGAGAAGTCTGCCGGACATGTCCTTGTGCCAGGACAGGAGCGGGCACGCATGGGCACACGACCCAGAACACAGGCAGCTCTGCCTCCACCTCAAGTTCCTATCACTCCTGCTGCAGTCCGCACACTGAATGGGAAAG GTGTTTCAACAATTATGGAGGCCTCGTCAGCCAGTGGGTCAGCCAGTGTACAGAATGGCACagcaggagtggcagcttgctcGGGGGTAACAAGTGCAATAAAACGGAGGCCCGAGGAACGATCTGCCATCGACAAACGCCTGCGCTTTAGTGTTCGTCAGACGGAGAGTGCTTATCGTTATAGAGACATTGTTGTGAAGAAACAGGATGGCTTCACACACATTCTGTTTTCTACCAAGTCTTCTGAGAACAATTCACTAAATCCTGAC GTGATGAAGGAAGTTCAGAGCGCCATGGCCACGGCATCAGCAGATGACAGCAAGTTGGTCTTACTGAGCGCAGTTGGAAGTGTGTTCTGTTTCGGCTTGGATTTTGTCTACTTAATCAGACGACTTACTGATGATCGCAAAAGAGAAAGCATCAAAATGGCTGAAACCATTAG GGCATTTGTAAACACATTTATCCAGTTCAAGAAACCAATTATTGCTGCTGTAAATGGACCTGCTGTTGGCCTTGGAGCCTCCATCTTGCCACTTTGTGATGTTATCTGGGCTAACGAGAAGGCCTGGTTTCAAACCCCATATGCCATCTTTGGCCAGACACCGGATGCATGCTCCTCTGTGACATTCCCTCACATCATGGGTGTTGCATCG GCTAATGAGATGTTGCTGAGTGGCAGAAAGCTGACCGCCCAGGAGGCATGTGCTAAAGGACTGGTGTCCCAGGTGCTCTGGCCAGGGACCTTCGCTCAGGAGGTCATGGCACGCATTAGAGAGCTAGTCTCTTGTAATTCAGTT GTTCTGCGGGAATCCAAAGCGCTGGTGCGGAATGTTAACAGAGCTGCCCTGGAGCAGGCCAACGAGAGGGAGTGTGAGGCACTAAAGAGAGTGTGGGGCTCCCCACAGGGCATGGACTCCATACTAAAATACCTGCAAAAGATAAATGACTTCTGA